One region of Arthrobacter sp. StoSoilB22 genomic DNA includes:
- a CDS encoding DNA/RNA non-specific endonuclease has translation MAVVGLELGDGQRSPYIQGSVGRESTAEIGDWDPDVVPPDYDGGHLIARLFDGIGERINTVGMLKELNRSSVNRKNFYRIEMQLRDKLLEVPPPKINLQIDVLRRPSMKTPEKFIVQAWADGKGFVDETFNNIVERGSR, from the coding sequence GTGGCGGTGGTAGGGCTGGAACTTGGTGACGGCCAACGATCCCCGTACATCCAAGGTTCCGTTGGCAGGGAATCAACGGCCGAAATAGGCGACTGGGACCCTGACGTCGTTCCGCCCGACTACGACGGCGGCCACCTCATCGCGCGACTCTTCGACGGAATCGGCGAACGCATCAACACCGTCGGCATGCTCAAGGAACTCAACCGAAGTTCGGTTAACCGGAAGAACTTCTACAGGATAGAGATGCAACTACGCGACAAGTTGCTCGAAGTGCCGCCGCCTAAGATTAATCTGCAAATTGATGTCCTTCGACGACCGTCCATGAAGACACCCGAAAAATTCATCGTCCAAGCCTGGGCCGACGGCAAAGGTTTTGTTGATGAAACCTTCAATAACATAGTAGAAAGAGGCAGTCGATGA
- a CDS encoding CbiX/SirB N-terminal domain-containing protein yields the protein MDGFFLNALNNRCWLNVTLAPMNSPVLIACAHGTRNAEGQAAIRRVMADIETLRPGLRVVEAYVDVQEPELGGVVEGLPEGTAAVVVPLLLSTGFHIKVDVPKAIKSRPEVIAARPLGPDPRLAELLANHLRAAGLTENDGVLLAAAGSSLPDGSVDSEEQGRLLGGLLPNKVRVAYGASAQPTVPDGVASLRAELAADGGTGRVFIASYLLATGYFHDQLAKAGADVVAAPLLPSPVLAEIALERYDAVVASR from the coding sequence GTGGACGGGTTCTTTCTTAACGCGCTTAACAACAGGTGCTGGCTCAACGTTACGCTAGCTCCCATGAACAGCCCCGTTTTGATCGCTTGCGCCCATGGAACCCGCAACGCCGAAGGCCAGGCTGCCATCCGGCGCGTGATGGCAGACATTGAAACTCTCCGCCCCGGTTTGCGTGTTGTTGAGGCGTACGTTGACGTTCAGGAACCGGAGCTGGGCGGCGTGGTGGAGGGCCTGCCGGAGGGGACTGCCGCCGTCGTCGTACCGCTTTTGCTCTCTACCGGCTTCCACATCAAAGTGGACGTGCCCAAAGCCATCAAGAGCCGCCCTGAGGTAATTGCCGCCAGGCCCCTGGGTCCGGACCCTCGGCTGGCAGAGCTGTTGGCCAACCATCTGCGTGCGGCCGGGCTGACTGAGAACGACGGCGTGCTGCTGGCCGCCGCTGGATCGTCCCTTCCGGACGGCTCGGTTGACTCGGAAGAGCAGGGGAGGCTGCTCGGCGGGCTGCTGCCGAACAAAGTGCGCGTCGCCTATGGCGCCAGTGCCCAGCCAACAGTGCCCGACGGCGTCGCCTCCTTGCGTGCCGAACTCGCCGCGGACGGTGGGACAGGCAGGGTCTTCATTGCCTCATACCTGTTGGCTACCGGCTATTTCCACGATCAGTTGGCGAAGGCGGGCGCGGACGTTGTTGCGGCACCTTTGCTGCCTTCTCCTGTGTTGGCGGAGATCGCTCTGGAACGGTACGACGCAGTGGTGGCTAGCCGCTGA
- a CDS encoding trimeric intracellular cation channel family protein produces the protein MISFDIVLLWLDLIGVFFFAVSGSLLAARKQFDFVGSILLASIAALGGGVIRDIVINAGPPIAFTNPAYLAPPLLAALLVYYLFSSVQRFTSLLTLFDAGGLALFCITGTLKAIGAGMNPVAAILLGVTTAVGGGLLRDITANEIPTLFNNRDIYALPAFAGAGLTTLLWNLGLFNGVTACVIAGVVFAFRVTAWRRSWYVPLAVRGWHRAATGGGAISGPRD, from the coding sequence TTGATTTCCTTTGACATTGTTCTTCTTTGGCTTGACCTCATCGGCGTGTTCTTTTTTGCTGTGTCAGGCTCGTTGTTGGCGGCCCGGAAGCAGTTCGACTTCGTGGGCTCCATACTTCTCGCGTCCATCGCGGCACTGGGCGGTGGCGTAATCCGTGACATCGTGATCAACGCCGGTCCCCCTATCGCTTTCACCAACCCCGCGTACCTGGCCCCGCCGTTGTTGGCTGCGCTGCTGGTTTACTACTTGTTCTCCTCCGTGCAGCGCTTCACCTCTCTGCTGACCCTGTTCGACGCCGGCGGGCTGGCCTTGTTCTGCATCACGGGCACGCTGAAGGCAATCGGCGCGGGCATGAATCCGGTGGCTGCGATCCTGCTGGGGGTCACCACTGCCGTGGGCGGAGGCCTGCTCCGTGACATCACCGCGAACGAAATCCCTACCCTGTTCAACAACCGCGACATCTATGCGCTGCCGGCCTTCGCGGGTGCCGGCTTGACCACCTTGTTGTGGAACCTTGGCCTGTTCAATGGGGTTACCGCTTGTGTCATTGCGGGCGTTGTTTTCGCTTTCCGGGTGACCGCGTGGCGGCGCAGTTGGTATGTGCCGTTGGCTGTGCGCGGATGGCATCGAGCAGCCACCGGTGGGGGCGCAATTTCGGGCCCCCGGGATTAG
- a CDS encoding polyprenyl synthetase family protein, giving the protein MTNSAEHSWTHAGHGLPQAVEPAPNTTAIATGLQLPAGFAAIAGDAELGPAITTNLARVEKKLREAISNSDPLADATSRHLVEAGGKRIRPLLTLLCAHLGDASRPEVVQAAVVVELTHLATLYHDDVMDSAPFRRGAPTAHEVWGNSVAILTGDLIFARASILVSELGSRALGIQARTFERLCLGQLHETVGPREDEDPVEHYLSVIADKTGSLVAASGQLGAIFAGADESYEDLLVEYGEKVGVAFQLADDVIDVTGVKVKSGKSPGTDLREGVPTLPVLLLRRDAAAGDGSAAALLELIDGDLSSDAALAEAVAGLREHPVTNESWKIARQWSAEAVAALDPLPEGVVKASLTNFAHAVVDRSS; this is encoded by the coding sequence GTGACGAACTCTGCCGAACACAGCTGGACTCATGCCGGGCACGGCTTGCCGCAGGCCGTTGAGCCTGCTCCCAACACCACCGCAATAGCAACGGGACTCCAGCTGCCCGCCGGATTCGCCGCCATTGCCGGCGATGCCGAGCTCGGACCGGCCATCACCACCAACCTTGCCCGGGTTGAGAAAAAGCTCCGCGAAGCCATTTCCAACTCGGACCCCCTGGCTGACGCGACGTCGCGCCACCTGGTGGAAGCCGGCGGCAAGCGCATTCGTCCGCTGTTGACTCTGCTGTGCGCCCACCTTGGCGATGCTTCCCGCCCCGAGGTTGTTCAGGCCGCTGTTGTGGTGGAACTGACACACCTCGCCACGCTGTACCACGACGACGTCATGGACTCCGCACCCTTCCGCCGCGGTGCTCCCACGGCCCACGAAGTATGGGGCAACTCCGTCGCCATCCTCACCGGTGACCTCATCTTTGCCCGTGCCTCCATCCTGGTGTCCGAGCTCGGTTCCCGCGCGTTGGGCATCCAAGCGCGGACCTTCGAGCGCTTGTGCCTCGGCCAGCTCCACGAAACCGTGGGCCCGCGCGAAGACGAAGATCCCGTGGAGCACTACCTGTCCGTCATCGCAGACAAGACCGGCTCACTGGTGGCAGCGTCCGGCCAGCTCGGGGCGATCTTCGCCGGCGCCGATGAGTCCTACGAGGACCTGCTGGTGGAATACGGCGAGAAAGTTGGCGTAGCTTTCCAGCTTGCCGACGACGTCATTGATGTCACCGGAGTGAAGGTCAAGTCCGGTAAGTCCCCGGGCACCGACCTCCGCGAAGGTGTTCCCACTTTGCCTGTCCTGCTGCTTCGCCGGGATGCTGCTGCAGGGGATGGCTCCGCTGCTGCCCTCCTGGAATTGATCGACGGCGACTTGTCCTCGGATGCTGCCCTTGCTGAGGCAGTGGCCGGGCTGCGTGAGCACCCTGTCACCAACGAGTCCTGGAAGATCGCCCGCCAGTGGTCTGCCGAAGCCGTTGCGGCTCTGGACCCGCTGCCGGAGGGCGTCGTGAAGGCGTCGCTGACCAACTTCGCCCATGCTGTGGTGGACCGCAGTAGCTAG
- a CDS encoding geranylgeranyl reductase family protein — protein sequence MKVLIVGAGPAGSTAAYYLAQQGIDVTVLEKTSFPREKVCGDGLTPRAVREIQKLGLPHAVSEGWRRNKGLRLIAGGRTIELPWPEVADFPTYGLIRTRLGFDEDLARHAESAGAVVLERHSVTSALTAEDGRVIGVQASVLDESGRKTGETRDFHADVVLAADGNSTRTAVSLGMHKRDDRPLGVAVRTYFTSPRHDDDWMEGWLELPGKSGKPLPGYGWVFGVGDGTSNVGLGILNSSKEFGKLDYKQVLREWTAGMPSDWGFTPENQVGEIRGAALPMGFNRTPHYSPGLLLLGDAGGMVSPFNGEGISYAMESARFAAEFLIDASSRSASAGWTTHDADAHLSRYADYVRDQWGSHFTLGRMFASLIGKPAVMKLALRTGMPIPVLMRFVVRMLANLTDPSAKGFEDRVIRVLEMLVPATSNTSPARALTPAGSNTAVSATTS from the coding sequence GTGAAAGTACTGATTGTTGGCGCGGGCCCTGCCGGGTCCACCGCCGCGTATTACCTCGCCCAGCAGGGCATCGATGTCACGGTGCTGGAAAAGACCTCTTTTCCCCGTGAAAAAGTCTGCGGCGATGGGCTCACTCCACGCGCGGTCCGCGAGATCCAGAAGCTTGGGCTGCCCCATGCTGTCTCGGAGGGTTGGCGCCGGAACAAGGGCCTTCGCCTTATTGCCGGTGGCCGCACCATCGAATTGCCGTGGCCCGAGGTTGCCGACTTCCCCACCTACGGCCTGATCCGGACCCGACTCGGTTTTGACGAGGACCTGGCCCGCCACGCCGAGTCCGCGGGCGCCGTCGTGCTTGAACGCCACAGCGTCACCTCCGCGTTGACTGCAGAAGACGGCCGCGTGATCGGCGTCCAGGCTTCCGTCCTTGACGAGTCCGGACGCAAGACGGGCGAAACGCGCGACTTCCACGCCGACGTCGTCCTCGCCGCGGACGGCAACTCAACGCGAACTGCGGTGTCGTTGGGTATGCACAAACGCGACGACCGTCCGCTGGGCGTCGCAGTGCGCACCTATTTCACTTCGCCCAGGCATGACGATGACTGGATGGAGGGCTGGCTGGAACTCCCCGGCAAGTCCGGTAAACCGCTGCCCGGATACGGTTGGGTGTTCGGGGTTGGCGACGGAACCTCCAACGTGGGCCTGGGGATACTGAACTCGTCCAAGGAATTCGGCAAACTCGACTACAAGCAGGTCCTGCGCGAATGGACCGCCGGCATGCCGTCCGACTGGGGCTTCACACCGGAAAACCAGGTGGGGGAGATCCGCGGTGCCGCGCTGCCCATGGGCTTCAACCGCACCCCGCACTACTCACCCGGGCTTCTCCTGTTGGGTGACGCCGGCGGAATGGTGTCCCCGTTCAACGGAGAGGGCATTTCCTACGCCATGGAGTCGGCCCGGTTCGCGGCTGAGTTCCTGATTGACGCGTCGTCGCGCTCGGCTTCCGCCGGTTGGACAACGCACGACGCCGATGCTCACCTTTCGCGGTACGCGGACTATGTGCGGGACCAGTGGGGTTCACACTTCACACTGGGCCGCATGTTTGCCTCCCTGATCGGGAAGCCCGCCGTGATGAAGCTGGCACTGCGCACGGGTATGCCCATTCCTGTGCTCATGCGCTTTGTGGTTCGAATGCTCGCGAACCTCACGGATCCGTCCGCGAAGGGCTTCGAAGACCGGGTTATCCGGGTCCTCGAAATGCTGGTTCCGGCCACCTCCAACACTTCGCCTGCCCGCGCCCTTACGCCGGCAGGCTCCAACACCGCGGTTTCCGCAACAACTAGTTAG
- a CDS encoding demethylmenaquinone methyltransferase has protein sequence MNRASLEKRPDEVATMFDDVAPKYDVVNDVLSMGQTRRWRRIVVDAMDVKKGQKVLDLAAGTGTSSEPYADAGVDVVACDFSLGMLKVGKRRRPDIDFIAGDATNLPFADNSFDASTISFGLRNVVEPRKALEEMLRVTKPGGRLVIAEFSHPVVPLWRNLYTEYLMRALPAIATKVSSNPDAYVYLAESIRAWPDQDHLAQWLSDAGWTDVTYRNLSGGIVAVHRAQKPADHRESVPVAKLRRQIKPRHQAG, from the coding sequence GTGAACCGAGCATCCTTGGAAAAGCGTCCGGACGAAGTTGCGACGATGTTTGATGATGTCGCCCCAAAATACGACGTCGTCAATGATGTCCTGTCCATGGGACAGACCCGGCGTTGGCGCCGGATCGTGGTGGACGCCATGGATGTGAAAAAAGGCCAGAAGGTCCTGGACCTCGCCGCCGGAACGGGAACATCCAGCGAACCCTACGCCGATGCCGGTGTGGACGTTGTGGCCTGCGACTTCTCCCTGGGCATGCTCAAAGTAGGCAAGCGCCGCCGCCCGGACATCGACTTCATTGCCGGCGACGCCACTAACCTGCCGTTCGCTGACAACAGCTTCGATGCCTCCACCATCTCCTTCGGCCTCCGCAATGTGGTGGAACCGCGCAAGGCTCTTGAAGAGATGCTGCGCGTCACCAAGCCTGGCGGGCGGCTGGTCATCGCCGAGTTCTCGCACCCCGTGGTTCCCTTGTGGCGCAACCTCTACACCGAGTACCTGATGCGTGCGCTTCCGGCCATCGCCACCAAGGTCTCCTCCAACCCGGACGCCTACGTGTACCTCGCCGAATCCATCCGCGCCTGGCCGGACCAGGACCACCTGGCCCAGTGGCTCAGCGACGCCGGCTGGACGGACGTAACTTACCGGAACCTCAGCGGCGGCATTGTTGCCGTGCACCGTGCGCAGAAGCCCGCCGATCACCGCGAAAGTGTTCCCGTGGCAAAGCTTCGCCGCCAGATCAAGCCGCGCCACCAGGCCGGCTAA
- a CDS encoding isochorismate synthase → MTSTLRTLTVPLNVESSSGGLPSFLVRDDVLCWSRREAGLVGYGELTRFNATGPERFLEADIWWRHLIIEAEITDLVEVPGTGPVAFGSFAFSKTSPHVSRLILPELVIGIRDGSAWATQLTFDDGPLTEAGVLASVDRWLTQPEPNGDAPATGGPDVGLSPDAVAANGSAGHLSRGSLSEAAWMEAVSNGVEEIRAGKLEKLVLARDVVANLPEGVNAAEVLRQLAARYRECWTYGVDGLVGATPEMLIQVEGRTAQARVLAGTLDRRDADGMDGSPMEYAERVLAGSEKQRHEHEIAIDSLTRQLAPFSEAMNSHSEPFILELPNVWHLASDVKAELADIEGHVPTCLALINALHPTAAVCGTPTLVAGALIRKLEHLDRGPYAGPVGWLDAAGNGEWGIALRGAVIEDANTVRLYAGCGIVEGSVPEAELAETWAKFRPMLEALGIKR, encoded by the coding sequence ATGACGAGCACGCTCCGCACCTTGACAGTCCCCCTGAATGTTGAATCATCCTCCGGGGGGCTGCCGTCGTTTCTGGTGCGGGACGACGTCCTGTGCTGGTCCCGCAGGGAAGCCGGCCTGGTTGGCTATGGCGAGCTGACCCGTTTCAACGCCACCGGGCCCGAGCGATTCCTTGAGGCCGATATCTGGTGGCGACACCTCATTATTGAGGCGGAAATCACGGATCTGGTGGAGGTTCCGGGTACTGGTCCGGTGGCTTTTGGATCGTTCGCTTTCTCCAAAACCTCACCCCACGTTTCCCGCCTGATCCTTCCCGAACTCGTGATTGGAATCCGCGACGGCAGCGCGTGGGCCACCCAGTTGACGTTCGACGACGGCCCCCTCACCGAGGCCGGTGTCCTCGCCTCCGTGGACCGCTGGCTTACTCAGCCGGAGCCCAACGGCGACGCTCCAGCCACCGGAGGGCCCGACGTCGGACTCTCACCGGACGCTGTTGCGGCGAACGGTTCGGCTGGTCATCTCAGCCGCGGTTCCCTGAGCGAGGCCGCTTGGATGGAGGCCGTTTCCAACGGCGTGGAGGAAATCCGCGCCGGAAAGTTGGAGAAGCTGGTGTTGGCGCGCGACGTCGTGGCTAACCTTCCTGAGGGCGTCAACGCCGCTGAGGTTCTTCGTCAGCTCGCGGCGAGATACCGCGAATGCTGGACGTACGGCGTGGACGGTCTGGTCGGAGCTACGCCGGAGATGCTGATTCAAGTGGAGGGCCGCACAGCGCAGGCGCGGGTGCTGGCTGGAACCTTGGATCGCCGCGACGCGGACGGCATGGACGGGTCCCCCATGGAGTACGCCGAGCGGGTCCTGGCCGGTTCAGAAAAGCAACGCCACGAACACGAGATCGCCATTGATTCACTGACCCGGCAGCTCGCTCCTTTCTCCGAGGCGATGAATTCCCACAGCGAGCCCTTCATACTTGAGCTGCCCAATGTGTGGCATCTGGCCTCGGACGTGAAGGCGGAGCTGGCTGACATCGAGGGACACGTTCCTACCTGCCTGGCCCTGATCAACGCCCTGCATCCCACAGCGGCGGTCTGCGGAACGCCCACGTTGGTAGCCGGTGCCCTGATACGCAAACTGGAGCATCTGGACCGCGGCCCTTACGCCGGGCCGGTGGGTTGGTTGGACGCTGCCGGTAACGGCGAGTGGGGCATCGCACTCCGTGGCGCTGTGATTGAGGACGCCAATACCGTGCGCCTGTATGCGGGCTGCGGGATCGTGGAAGGCTCCGTGCCGGAGGCCGAACTGGCCGAAACGTGGGCCAAATTCCGGCCGATGCTGGAAGCCCTGGGCATCAAGCGCTGA
- a CDS encoding ABC transporter substrate-binding protein has product MQISRSVLSGTKIAAVLAAGALALTACGGSSTPAASSDSGLKLINAGKLTVCSDVPYEPFEFQKDGKIVGFDMDIAAEIAKDVKAELNVVDSSFEAIETGTALTGCDVSISSISITDVRKNVMDFSNPYLDDDLTLVATSSSGINNLDGAKGKKVGVQQATTGAQYAKDKGIDAQQFEDSGLLVQALKAGTIDAAVGNGSVLGYAIKDDSNLKRVEDFATGEKLGISIKKGNTAMADAVNATLKRITDDGSMKKFETTWFGEASK; this is encoded by the coding sequence ATGCAGATCTCCCGTTCGGTTCTGTCCGGCACCAAGATTGCCGCCGTGCTCGCCGCCGGCGCCCTGGCCCTCACCGCCTGTGGTGGTTCCTCCACCCCGGCTGCGTCCTCGGACTCCGGCCTCAAGCTCATCAACGCCGGCAAGCTGACCGTTTGCTCGGACGTGCCTTACGAGCCCTTCGAATTCCAGAAGGATGGCAAGATCGTGGGCTTCGACATGGACATCGCCGCCGAGATCGCCAAGGACGTCAAGGCCGAACTCAACGTGGTGGACAGCTCCTTCGAAGCAATCGAGACCGGCACCGCACTGACCGGCTGCGATGTCTCCATCTCCTCGATCTCCATTACGGACGTCCGCAAGAACGTCATGGACTTCTCCAACCCCTACCTGGACGACGACCTGACCCTCGTGGCCACGTCCTCCTCCGGCATCAACAACCTCGACGGCGCCAAGGGCAAGAAGGTAGGCGTCCAGCAGGCCACTACCGGCGCCCAGTACGCCAAGGACAAGGGAATCGACGCCCAGCAGTTCGAAGATTCCGGCCTCCTGGTTCAGGCCCTCAAGGCCGGCACCATCGACGCCGCAGTGGGTAACGGCTCCGTCCTCGGCTACGCCATCAAGGACGACTCCAACCTCAAGCGCGTTGAAGACTTTGCAACGGGTGAGAAGCTGGGCATCTCCATCAAGAAGGGGAACACCGCCATGGCTGATGCCGTGAACGCCACCCTCAAGCGCATCACCGACGACGGATCCATGAAGAAGTTCGAGACCACCTGGTTCGGCGAAGCCAGCAAGTAG
- a CDS encoding amino acid ABC transporter permease produces the protein MAMTARQRAKVSLYVQAGIFVVAVAAVILAVDWKTIGTSVFNFAKIGPMFPDIFLVGLKNTLIYTALAFIVGLSGGLLLALMKLSSFPLYRWLATGYIEFFRGVPALLVFIAFGYGVPLAFGVQWDVNIVVMVSLGMVASAYIAETLRAGLQAVPKGQMEAARSLGMPHWRAMISIVIPQAFKIVLPPLTNEIILLTKDSSLIYVLGLTASQYELTKFGRDGISSLGAGLTPLLVAGAFYLVITIPLSLLARKFESRSARTKR, from the coding sequence ATGGCAATGACTGCACGTCAACGAGCCAAAGTCAGTTTGTACGTCCAGGCCGGAATATTCGTCGTGGCCGTGGCCGCGGTGATCCTTGCTGTGGACTGGAAGACGATTGGTACCAGCGTCTTCAACTTCGCCAAGATCGGGCCGATGTTCCCGGACATCTTCCTGGTGGGCCTCAAGAACACCCTCATTTACACGGCACTGGCTTTCATAGTGGGCTTGTCCGGCGGCCTTCTGCTTGCCCTGATGAAGCTCTCCTCCTTCCCTCTGTACCGCTGGCTGGCCACCGGTTACATCGAGTTCTTCCGCGGCGTTCCCGCCCTGCTGGTCTTCATCGCGTTCGGCTACGGCGTTCCGCTGGCGTTCGGCGTGCAGTGGGACGTCAACATCGTGGTCATGGTTTCACTGGGCATGGTGGCCTCGGCCTATATCGCTGAAACACTCCGCGCCGGCCTTCAGGCTGTGCCCAAGGGCCAGATGGAAGCAGCCCGCTCACTGGGCATGCCGCACTGGCGGGCCATGATCTCAATCGTCATCCCCCAGGCATTCAAAATCGTCCTGCCGCCGCTGACCAACGAGATCATCCTGCTCACCAAGGACTCCTCGCTGATCTACGTTCTGGGTCTCACCGCGTCCCAGTACGAGCTCACCAAGTTTGGCCGTGACGGCATCTCCAGCCTCGGCGCCGGCCTCACGCCGCTGCTCGTAGCCGGTGCTTTCTACCTGGTCATCACCATCCCGTTGAGCCTCCTGGCACGGAAGTTCGAAAGCCGCTCCGCGCGGACTAAGCGATAG
- a CDS encoding amino acid ABC transporter ATP-binding protein — protein sequence MNNSTGSTATVQAAGVNIKDLRKSYGSNEVLKGISLTVEPGQVVCLIGPSGSGKSTLLRCVNLLEQPNGGTINVGEFEATDPDVDLNRMRRNVGMVFQHFNLFPHLSVLDNCTISQVKVLKRSKSEAGEVARHNLERVGLGHLADRFPDQLSGGQQQRVAIARALSMDPQLMLFDEPTSALDPETVGDVLAVMRKLAQEGMTMLVVTHEMGFAREVADRVVFMDAGVVVEEGPAENVISAPTQPRTKEFLRRVLDPTHIDVVED from the coding sequence ATGAATAACTCCACTGGGAGCACGGCCACCGTTCAAGCCGCCGGTGTAAACATCAAGGATCTGCGCAAGTCCTACGGCAGCAACGAGGTCCTCAAAGGCATCTCGCTGACCGTTGAACCAGGCCAGGTTGTTTGCCTGATTGGGCCTTCGGGTTCGGGTAAATCCACCCTCCTGCGCTGCGTCAACCTGCTCGAACAGCCCAACGGCGGCACCATCAACGTGGGTGAGTTCGAGGCAACAGACCCGGACGTGGACCTCAACAGGATGCGCCGGAACGTTGGGATGGTGTTCCAGCACTTCAACCTGTTCCCGCACTTGAGCGTGCTGGACAACTGCACCATCTCGCAGGTGAAGGTTCTCAAACGGTCCAAGTCCGAGGCTGGCGAAGTAGCGCGCCACAACCTCGAGCGCGTCGGCCTGGGTCACCTTGCCGACCGTTTCCCGGACCAGCTCTCCGGTGGCCAGCAGCAGCGTGTGGCCATTGCCCGGGCCCTCTCCATGGACCCGCAGCTCATGCTTTTCGATGAGCCCACGTCAGCCCTGGACCCGGAAACAGTGGGCGACGTCCTGGCCGTCATGCGCAAGCTGGCCCAGGAGGGCATGACCATGCTGGTGGTCACCCACGAGATGGGCTTCGCCCGCGAAGTGGCAGACCGCGTGGTGTTCATGGACGCCGGTGTTGTGGTGGAAGAAGGGCCCGCGGAAAACGTCATCAGTGCTCCCACCCAGCCGCGCACCAAGGAATTCCTGCGCCGCGTCCTCGATCCCACGCACATTGACGTGGTGGAGGACTAA
- the menD gene encoding 2-succinyl-5-enolpyruvyl-6-hydroxy-3-cyclohexene-1-carboxylic-acid synthase: MTSQDSLTSIGAARIAVTALLDGGVRHVVVAPGSRSAPMAYALAEAEAEGRVRIHVRIDERDAGFTALGLALSTEAPVAVVTTSGTAVGNLLPSVMEANHSAVPVVVISADRPQELHGTGANQTTTQLDLFGDHVRFAVDVPAGDHPQKAVATALYAATGALEDTPPGPVQVNLAFRDPLVPDAGDALPETAGRGVFHYDAGPQALDLPAASRQLAERRTVVLAGHDAGPVAEAFARAHGLPLLAEPSSNARFGPNAIGPYRVLLAHFGPDSPTPIERVVLFGRATLSRPVAALLARESVESAIYQPVPVAWYEAGRRRETPIETLPELADFAGRGSAEWLDSWLLAGAAAQHGLDGVLAGESLATGPSVGATVWEHSRGQLVLGSSNGIRDVDLAGQPHPEPIATVYANRGLAGIDGTIATATGIALGSGRETTVLLGDVTFLHDAGGLLIGHGEPVPDLRIVVLNDSGGAIFSLLEHGVVEDSGAYGTAVERLFATPHSVDIAALAAAYGVGHQAVTTTAELAAALKSPVKGRTIVEVRVDRAGLRALHARVKEAISAAVGQVLTAG, encoded by the coding sequence GTGACTTCCCAGGACTCTCTGACATCCATTGGCGCCGCCCGGATCGCCGTTACGGCACTGCTCGACGGCGGTGTGCGGCACGTGGTGGTGGCGCCTGGTTCGCGTTCGGCGCCCATGGCCTACGCGCTCGCGGAAGCTGAAGCTGAAGGCCGGGTTCGGATCCACGTCCGCATCGATGAGCGGGATGCAGGGTTCACCGCGCTGGGCCTTGCCCTCTCCACAGAGGCTCCCGTGGCGGTGGTGACAACCTCCGGGACGGCGGTCGGCAACCTCCTGCCCTCGGTCATGGAAGCCAATCATTCGGCTGTCCCCGTGGTGGTGATCTCAGCTGACCGTCCCCAGGAACTTCACGGCACCGGGGCGAACCAAACCACCACCCAACTGGACCTTTTCGGCGATCACGTGAGATTCGCCGTCGACGTCCCGGCAGGTGATCACCCCCAAAAGGCGGTTGCCACGGCACTTTACGCCGCCACGGGGGCCCTCGAAGACACCCCGCCCGGCCCTGTCCAGGTGAACCTCGCGTTCCGGGATCCGCTGGTTCCGGACGCAGGCGACGCTCTTCCCGAGACCGCCGGTCGCGGCGTGTTCCATTACGACGCCGGTCCCCAGGCACTGGATCTTCCGGCAGCTTCCCGGCAACTCGCCGAAAGACGAACCGTGGTCCTTGCCGGGCATGACGCCGGCCCCGTAGCTGAAGCCTTTGCCCGCGCCCACGGTCTGCCACTGTTGGCGGAACCTTCGTCCAACGCACGCTTCGGGCCGAACGCTATTGGACCTTACCGGGTCTTGCTGGCCCACTTTGGTCCGGATTCACCCACGCCGATCGAACGCGTTGTCCTGTTCGGACGGGCAACGCTCTCCCGTCCTGTGGCTGCCCTGCTGGCGCGTGAGTCTGTTGAATCCGCCATTTACCAGCCCGTCCCGGTTGCCTGGTATGAAGCAGGGCGGCGCCGCGAAACACCCATCGAGACTCTTCCCGAGCTCGCCGACTTTGCCGGACGTGGGTCTGCCGAATGGCTCGATTCCTGGCTGCTCGCCGGCGCGGCCGCCCAACACGGCCTCGACGGGGTGCTCGCGGGGGAGAGCCTTGCAACCGGTCCCTCGGTTGGCGCTACCGTCTGGGAGCACTCCCGCGGACAGTTGGTGCTGGGTTCTTCCAACGGCATCCGCGACGTAGACCTCGCAGGCCAACCTCACCCCGAACCCATCGCCACGGTTTACGCCAACCGCGGCCTCGCCGGCATCGATGGAACCATCGCCACAGCCACCGGAATTGCCCTGGGCAGCGGCCGTGAAACCACGGTCCTGCTTGGCGATGTCACCTTCCTTCACGATGCCGGGGGACTCCTTATCGGTCACGGAGAACCCGTGCCGGATCTCCGGATCGTGGTGCTCAACGACTCCGGCGGTGCCATTTTCAGCCTTCTCGAGCACGGTGTGGTGGAGGACTCAGGGGCCTACGGCACCGCCGTCGAGCGCCTCTTCGCTACCCCGCACTCAGTGGACATTGCGGCACTCGCGGCGGCTTACGGCGTCGGACACCAAGCAGTAACCACGACGGCGGAACTCGCCGCGGCCCTCAAGTCGCCTGTGAAGGGCCGCACCATAGTGGAGGTGCGCGTGGACCGGGCGGGTTTGAGGGCACTCCATGCGCGGGTCAAAGAAGCCATATCGGCTGCGGTGGGCCAAGTCCTGACGGCGGGCTAA